One stretch of Bombina bombina isolate aBomBom1 chromosome 7, aBomBom1.pri, whole genome shotgun sequence DNA includes these proteins:
- the LOC128636214 gene encoding uncharacterized protein F54H12.2-like, which translates to MLERGKTIELLGDLHSNLFFQEKLLLNRLDLKIKLIRNNDAFSIMSAEAEQYKVQILNASLFVKRVQISPAVHIGHAQGLLTGNAKYALDRVGLKVYSVAAGSRVCNQKNVFLGQLPKTVVIGFVDNNAFSGAYDKNPLCFKHNCVNFAALYLDGEQIPTKPFQPDFEHGNAIREYISLVNIAGKQNSYAGILINREEYVRGYTLFAFDLSPDQECGSHYSLIRNGNLRAKIRFSRLLERTINMIIYSVFDNIIEINQRREVLYDYL; encoded by the coding sequence ATGTTAGAGCGTGGTAAAACTATTGAATTGCTAGGTGATCTACATAGTAATCTGTTTTTCCAAGAAAAATTGTTATTGAATAGACTCGATCTGAAAATAAAACTTATAAGGAATAATGATGCTTTTTCTATTATGAGCGCTGAAGCAGAACagtataaagttcaaatcttaaacgcctctctttttgtcaaaAGAGTACAGATATCCCCGGCTGTACACATAGGCCATGCGCAAGGACTCCTAACAGGAAATGCAAAATACGCTTTGGACAGAGTCGGTTTAAAGGTCTATTCCGTGGCCGCTGGCTCGCGTGTCTGCAAtcagaaaaatgtatttcttggaCAACTACCAAAAACTGTTGTTATTGGATTTGTTGATAACAACGCTTTCTCTGGCGCTTATGACAAGAATCCGTTATGTTTCAAACATAACTGTGTGAATTTTGCAGCCTTGTATCTGGATGGTGAACAAATACCAACAAAACCCTTTCAACCAGACTTTGAACATGGAAACGCTATACGTGAATACATATCATTAGTCAACATCGCTGGGAAACAAAATTCTTATGCTGGAATACTCATTAATAGAGAAGAGTATGTACGTGGTTACACACTTTTTGCCTTTGATTTGTCACCAGACCAAGAGTGTGGTTCACACTACTCTCTTATACGCAATGGTAATCTCAGAGCTAAAATCCGATTTTCAAGACTACTTGAGAGAACAattaatatgattatttatagtGTATTTGATAATATTATTGAAATTAATCAAAGAAGAGAAGTTTTGTACGACTATCTATAA